One genomic region from Halococcus qingdaonensis encodes:
- a CDS encoding IS630 family transposase: MGTRRTEIERHLPEEEIDELLRATEDDHRLRRIGFVKNLYRGDTIPEAADREGRSPATGTRWASAWNEGGFEELMPDFGGGRPAKLDDGEKEELLDLLRKSQPWRIQEIRRLLANEFDVEYHPNYLSTFLRNLGLSVTESSAKPADRPGQRATAGDGDDEEVSDETETSHGPHERETGRWWIVDGDD, from the coding sequence ATGGGAACACGTCGAACGGAGATCGAACGGCATCTGCCCGAAGAGGAAATCGACGAGCTGCTGCGGGCGACCGAGGACGATCATCGTCTCCGGCGGATCGGCTTCGTAAAAAATCTCTATCGAGGCGATACCATCCCCGAGGCGGCCGATCGCGAGGGACGGTCGCCGGCGACCGGAACCCGGTGGGCAAGCGCCTGGAACGAGGGCGGATTCGAGGAGCTCATGCCGGATTTCGGGGGCGGACGGCCCGCGAAACTCGACGACGGAGAAAAAGAAGAGCTGCTCGATCTACTTCGCAAGAGCCAGCCCTGGCGAATCCAGGAGATCCGGCGTCTTCTCGCCAACGAGTTCGACGTCGAGTACCATCCGAACTATCTCTCGACGTTCCTTCGAAATCTCGGACTCTCCGTTACGGAGTCGTCAGCGAAGCCCGCAGATCGGCCGGGACAGCGAGCGACAGCGGGTGACGGAGACGATGAGGAAGTATCCGACGAGACAGAAACGTCGCATGGTCCCCACGAGCGAGAGACGGGACGATGGTGGATCGTCGATGGGGATGATTGA
- the rdfA gene encoding rod-determining factor RdfA — MADADESTGSTGRRNKVARLIDEYDLDGIGAEMERRWTAPDDERTSLRDLATHFNQRLLAAAMATAGMQPLAGEIENTYQLLTDEETSSADRTQTRRQLERDGVPVEELQSDFVTYQAIRSYLTEHRGAEYSADDRDRTVVEAENVQRLRGRVETVTEEKLDRLRRNTEFDLGEFMLFVDVSVLCEDCGQRYGIDELLERGGCDCTTSSD, encoded by the coding sequence ATGGCCGACGCAGACGAGAGCACGGGGTCGACGGGGCGGCGGAACAAGGTCGCTCGGCTGATCGACGAGTACGACCTCGACGGGATCGGTGCGGAGATGGAACGCCGCTGGACCGCACCCGACGACGAACGGACGAGTCTGCGCGATCTCGCGACCCACTTCAACCAGCGACTGCTGGCGGCAGCGATGGCTACGGCGGGCATGCAGCCACTCGCTGGCGAGATCGAGAACACGTACCAACTGCTCACCGACGAAGAGACCAGCAGCGCCGATCGGACCCAGACCCGCCGACAGCTCGAACGTGACGGCGTCCCGGTCGAGGAACTCCAGTCGGATTTCGTCACCTACCAGGCGATCCGGAGCTACCTCACCGAACACCGGGGAGCCGAATACAGTGCCGACGATCGGGATCGAACCGTCGTTGAGGCCGAGAACGTCCAGCGACTCCGGGGGCGTGTCGAGACCGTCACCGAGGAGAAACTCGACCGGCTCCGCCGGAATACGGAGTTCGATCTCGGCGAGTTCATGCTGTTCGTCGACGTGAGCGTACTCTGCGAGGACTGCGGGCAGCGCTACGGCATCGACGAACTGCTCGAACGCGGTGGCTGTGATTGTACGACATCGTCGGACTGA
- a CDS encoding APC family permease, with protein sequence MVSENAKIGFVGGVAIAIGSSVGGGLWATPVIAGAMGGPITVLIMLLVAVPTFLALPTYLTLTKAWPKTAGSYYYTTRMLLPERKNLSKLVGFTISFSGLMLGGLIYLRYMLLGGASFLNAIVPTISTELFTVLLLTISFAVVWFGIRATGVAEIVLDAVLLLSIGVIVGGGLLNVEMANLTPVMPEGFIGALPAYAVLLTLGGGAIKIINFGEEIEDVENTIGGIIVTSAIVDILVSVVVLFVAVGVVSYAQLEGQTLGFVVGQYLSGNLVVVTGIGALVAGFTTNIASVAVFTRIFSVLVDDNVFPEWVGRENEHGEPVYFLLVLYVLSVALTFVDVSFGTLAASFSFLFVVPLMIHSIVGVRLPSTFPDIFDAESVASTRWLRPRVVRWSALGLFVILAIMTVFLVVTQPQAFVAYLGLVAVSVLVFGLRWWQVGDSSRLMSSGVGFRTVQSDGGEQLNRSD encoded by the coding sequence ATGGTCTCGGAGAACGCGAAGATCGGCTTCGTCGGCGGGGTCGCCATCGCCATCGGAAGTAGTGTCGGTGGCGGACTGTGGGCCACGCCGGTGATCGCGGGGGCGATGGGCGGCCCGATCACCGTGCTCATCATGCTGCTGGTGGCCGTGCCGACCTTCCTCGCGCTTCCGACGTATCTCACGCTGACGAAAGCGTGGCCGAAGACGGCCGGCAGCTACTACTACACGACGAGAATGTTGCTTCCGGAGCGCAAGAATCTGAGCAAGCTCGTCGGCTTCACGATCTCCTTTTCCGGACTCATGCTCGGCGGACTGATCTATCTCCGATACATGTTGCTCGGCGGTGCGTCCTTCCTCAACGCGATCGTGCCCACGATCTCGACCGAACTGTTCACCGTGCTCCTGTTGACGATCTCGTTCGCGGTTGTCTGGTTCGGCATCCGCGCGACCGGCGTGGCCGAGATCGTGCTCGATGCGGTCTTGCTGCTCTCGATCGGCGTGATCGTCGGCGGCGGGCTGCTCAACGTCGAGATGGCGAATCTGACGCCGGTCATGCCGGAAGGGTTCATCGGCGCGCTCCCGGCGTACGCGGTCCTCCTCACCCTGGGTGGTGGTGCGATCAAGATCATCAACTTCGGCGAGGAGATCGAGGACGTCGAGAACACGATCGGCGGCATCATCGTCACGAGCGCCATCGTGGATATCCTCGTCTCGGTGGTCGTGTTGTTCGTCGCCGTCGGCGTCGTCTCGTACGCACAGCTCGAAGGCCAGACGCTCGGGTTCGTCGTCGGCCAGTATCTCTCGGGCAATCTCGTCGTTGTGACCGGCATCGGCGCGCTCGTCGCGGGGTTCACGACGAACATCGCCTCGGTCGCCGTCTTCACCCGTATCTTCTCGGTGCTCGTCGACGACAACGTCTTCCCCGAGTGGGTCGGCCGCGAGAACGAACACGGCGAACCCGTCTACTTCCTCCTCGTTCTCTACGTGCTGTCGGTAGCACTCACGTTCGTCGACGTCTCCTTCGGCACGCTGGCGGCCAGTTTTTCCTTCCTGTTCGTCGTCCCGCTCATGATCCACTCGATCGTCGGCGTTCGACTCCCGTCGACGTTCCCCGACATCTTTGACGCCGAGAGCGTAGCGAGCACGCGCTGGCTCCGCCCACGCGTCGTCCGCTGGTCGGCGCTGGGGCTGTTCGTGATCCTGGCCATCATGACGGTTTTCCTCGTCGTCACGCAGCCACAGGCATTCGTCGCGTATCTCGGTCTCGTGGCGGTCAGCGTTCTCGTCTTCGGACTCCGGTGGTGGCAGGTCGGCGACAGCAGCCGGCTCATGAGCTCCGGCGTCGGCTTTCGTACCGTGCAAAGCGACGGAGGCGAACAGCTAAATCGCTCCGACTGA
- a CDS encoding amidohydrolase — protein MTEQTTIYVADRIVTMNPSRPEASAVAVRDGRVLGVGSVAELEDWGNETVDERFADNVLLPGFVEAHAHSMAGALWSYPYLGYYGRDSPDGTYWPGCRSVADVLDRLNEIDDELAPDEPLLAWGVEPIYFDDGESLTAAELDEVSEERPIFVLHLNAHTASVNSALVEQDGIDEHADVDGVATDAAGDPTGVLREPTALMLVSEEHMRLLADLSAEPAIRNYGKVARNAGCTTIAELGGPQLTDPDIVDRWQRVVNDDEFPVRVSMSYSVRQSDRDHADLAEYLDELSEESTEKLRLGGVKLFMDGSIQGFSARLRWPHYYGGQSNGFWSLSSDPREIMETMLPYHEAGLSIDCHCNGDEASERFVDAVELLQRESPRFDHRHTVQHCQLATADQYRRMAALGLCVNLFSNHLYYYGDQHYEVTVGPERAERMNACATAKRAGVPFSVHSDAPVTPLAPLHTAWSAVNRVTASDRVLGDDERISVDEALRTITIDAAYLLGMDDEVGSIEAGKRADFAVLEEDPTVVDPAALKDVPVWGTVMGGDPFPAATE, from the coding sequence ATGACTGAACAAACAACCATCTACGTCGCCGATCGAATCGTCACGATGAATCCAAGTCGGCCGGAAGCGAGCGCCGTCGCCGTCCGGGACGGTCGCGTGCTCGGTGTCGGCAGTGTCGCAGAGCTCGAGGACTGGGGAAACGAGACGGTCGACGAGCGCTTCGCGGACAACGTGTTGTTACCCGGCTTCGTCGAGGCACACGCACACTCGATGGCCGGCGCGCTCTGGTCGTACCCCTACCTCGGCTACTACGGCCGCGACAGCCCGGACGGGACGTACTGGCCGGGCTGTCGGAGCGTCGCCGACGTGCTCGACCGACTGAACGAGATCGACGACGAGCTCGCTCCCGACGAACCGCTGCTCGCGTGGGGTGTCGAACCGATCTACTTCGACGACGGTGAATCGTTGACCGCCGCCGAGCTCGACGAAGTCTCGGAGGAGCGCCCGATCTTCGTCCTCCATCTCAACGCGCACACGGCATCGGTCAACTCGGCGCTCGTCGAGCAGGACGGGATCGACGAACACGCCGATGTCGACGGTGTCGCCACGGACGCCGCTGGCGATCCCACCGGTGTACTCCGGGAGCCGACGGCACTGATGCTCGTCAGCGAGGAGCACATGCGCCTGCTCGCCGATCTCAGCGCCGAACCGGCGATACGGAACTACGGGAAGGTGGCGCGCAACGCCGGCTGCACCACCATTGCCGAACTCGGCGGCCCACAGCTCACCGATCCCGACATCGTGGATCGCTGGCAGCGCGTCGTCAACGACGACGAATTTCCGGTGCGGGTCTCGATGTCCTACAGCGTCCGCCAGAGCGACAGGGATCACGCCGATCTCGCGGAGTATCTCGACGAACTCTCCGAAGAGAGCACGGAGAAGCTCCGTCTCGGCGGCGTGAAACTGTTCATGGACGGCTCGATCCAGGGCTTCTCCGCCCGGCTGCGTTGGCCACACTACTACGGCGGACAGTCGAACGGGTTCTGGTCGCTGTCGTCCGACCCCCGGGAGATCATGGAGACGATGCTCCCGTATCACGAGGCGGGGCTATCGATCGACTGTCACTGCAACGGCGACGAGGCCAGCGAGCGGTTCGTCGATGCCGTCGAGTTACTCCAGCGCGAGTCGCCACGGTTCGACCACCGCCACACCGTCCAGCACTGTCAGCTGGCCACGGCCGACCAGTACCGCCGGATGGCGGCGCTCGGCCTCTGTGTCAACCTCTTCAGCAACCACCTCTACTACTACGGCGATCAACACTACGAGGTGACGGTCGGCCCGGAGCGTGCCGAACGGATGAACGCCTGTGCGACCGCCAAGCGCGCCGGCGTCCCCTTCAGCGTTCACTCGGACGCGCCAGTCACGCCGCTCGCGCCGCTACACACGGCGTGGAGCGCCGTCAACCGCGTCACCGCCAGCGATCGCGTGCTCGGTGACGACGAACGCATCTCCGTCGACGAAGCGCTCAGAACCATCACCATCGACGCCGCCTACCTGCTCGGGATGGACGACGAGGTCGGTTCCATCGAGGCCGGCAAGCGGGCCGACTTCGCCGTGCTCGAAGAAGATCCGACCGTCGTCGATCCGGCGGCGCTCAAGGATGTCCCGGTTTGGGGGACGGTAATGGGTGGCGACCCGTTCCCCGCGGCGACCGAGTAG
- a CDS encoding acyl-CoA dehydrogenase family protein — protein sequence MDFRINDEQRQMRETAREFFEDREVLERARERIDGEAVVDDLWADLSEMDYPALTIPLEYNGLGDDVLYLSLLLEEAGRVALPAPLPETLAFGAFVLDELGTDDQKEEFLPAIADGEQRLSFALYESGQESLPRDIQLAAAPTDEGYRLDGTKTLVPFGKQVDTIVVAARTGSGTGMDGISLFLVDAERVDSEPQDTLDRTRPTTKLHFDDFTVDESALLGTEGEAGSVLQEAMDRYTVATCAMTVGAASRAVEMSSEYGSQREQFDKPIGQFQAVKHRIADMWMATQAARSLTYYAAWALENDEEDAARAVSEAKLFCSEQLTQVFADDIHNHGGMGFTSEHDGHIYFKQAKAWETFLGTPTEHLDRIADSHDL from the coding sequence ATGGACTTCAGAATCAACGACGAACAACGACAGATGCGCGAGACGGCGCGGGAGTTCTTCGAGGATCGGGAGGTCCTCGAACGCGCCCGGGAACGGATCGACGGCGAAGCGGTGGTCGACGACCTCTGGGCCGATCTATCCGAGATGGACTACCCGGCGCTGACGATCCCGCTCGAATACAACGGGCTGGGCGACGACGTGCTCTACCTCTCGCTGTTGCTCGAAGAGGCCGGCCGGGTCGCGCTGCCGGCCCCGCTGCCCGAAACGCTCGCGTTCGGTGCGTTCGTGCTCGACGAACTCGGCACCGACGACCAGAAGGAGGAATTCCTGCCGGCGATCGCCGACGGCGAGCAGCGGCTGAGCTTCGCACTCTACGAATCGGGCCAGGAATCGCTGCCCAGGGATATCCAACTCGCCGCCGCACCGACCGACGAGGGGTACCGCCTCGACGGGACGAAGACCCTCGTGCCGTTCGGCAAGCAGGTCGATACGATCGTCGTCGCCGCACGAACGGGCTCCGGCACCGGGATGGACGGCATCAGTCTCTTCCTGGTGGATGCCGAGCGCGTCGATAGCGAACCGCAGGACACCCTCGATCGGACGCGCCCGACAACGAAACTCCATTTCGACGACTTCACCGTCGACGAGAGCGCGCTGCTCGGGACGGAGGGCGAGGCCGGATCGGTGCTCCAGGAAGCGATGGATCGGTACACCGTCGCCACCTGTGCGATGACCGTCGGGGCCGCGAGCCGCGCGGTGGAGATGTCGTCCGAGTACGGCAGCCAGCGTGAGCAGTTCGACAAACCGATCGGGCAGTTCCAGGCCGTCAAACACCGCATCGCCGATATGTGGATGGCCACACAGGCCGCGCGATCGCTCACCTACTACGCGGCCTGGGCGCTCGAAAACGACGAGGAGGACGCTGCGCGTGCGGTCTCGGAGGCCAAACTGTTCTGTTCGGAGCAGCTCACACAGGTCTTCGCCGACGACATCCACAACCACGGCGGGATGGGCTTCACTTCGGAGCACGACGGCCACATCTACTTCAAGCAGGCGAAGGCGTGGGAGACGTTCCTCGGCACGCCGACTGAGCATCTCGATCGCATCGCCGACAGCCACGATCTGTAG
- a CDS encoding acyl-CoA dehydrogenase family protein yields MDFEYTEDQERFRQELREWLRENLPDGWQAGERPGTDDPEESVEFLLDWQRTLHEGGWAGLHWPEEYGGADASLLEQVIYSQETARVDAPARINAVGIDFVGPTLMELGTDEQKERFLPKILSGEELWCQGYSEPDAGSDLASLSLSADRNGDEFLLNGQKVWTSYAHVADWCFLLTRTDESGPKHHGITVFLVDMDQEEIQTEPIHQITDETDFNEVFFDDAVAREEHIVGEIDEGWEVAMTLSAFEHSMSDVFSIDQRWRSLVEFCEEHERDGKPLAEHTHVRRELARLHTRIQAGKLTHYRNVSKQMETGVPGPEGSMDKVFNNQTEKKLENFARRLLGANNALWTDGPDDGQWVTDLLMPYGKMIAGGTKDVQRNIIAERVLGLPKDD; encoded by the coding sequence ATGGATTTCGAGTACACCGAGGATCAAGAACGGTTCCGGCAGGAGCTTCGCGAGTGGCTTCGCGAGAACCTGCCGGATGGGTGGCAAGCGGGCGAACGTCCGGGGACGGACGATCCCGAAGAAAGCGTCGAGTTCCTGCTCGACTGGCAGCGAACGCTCCACGAGGGTGGTTGGGCGGGGCTCCACTGGCCTGAAGAGTACGGGGGTGCGGACGCCTCGCTGCTCGAACAGGTCATCTACAGCCAGGAGACGGCGCGCGTCGACGCGCCGGCGCGCATCAACGCCGTCGGCATCGATTTCGTCGGGCCGACGCTGATGGAGCTCGGCACCGACGAGCAGAAAGAACGGTTCCTGCCGAAGATCCTGAGTGGCGAGGAGCTCTGGTGTCAGGGCTACTCCGAACCGGATGCCGGTTCTGACCTCGCGAGTCTCTCGCTATCGGCCGATCGAAACGGTGACGAGTTCCTGCTCAACGGGCAGAAGGTCTGGACGAGCTACGCGCACGTCGCCGACTGGTGTTTCCTGTTGACGAGAACGGACGAATCGGGGCCGAAACACCACGGCATCACCGTCTTCCTGGTTGATATGGATCAAGAAGAGATACAGACCGAACCGATCCATCAGATCACCGACGAGACGGATTTCAACGAGGTGTTCTTCGACGACGCCGTGGCGCGCGAAGAGCACATCGTCGGCGAGATCGACGAGGGATGGGAGGTCGCGATGACGCTCTCGGCGTTCGAGCACAGCATGTCGGACGTGTTCTCGATCGACCAGCGTTGGCGCTCGCTCGTCGAGTTCTGTGAGGAACACGAACGCGACGGCAAGCCGCTCGCCGAGCACACCCACGTGCGCCGCGAACTCGCCCGGCTCCACACCCGCATCCAGGCGGGTAAACTCACTCACTACCGGAACGTGAGCAAGCAGATGGAAACGGGAGTTCCCGGCCCGGAGGGGTCGATGGACAAGGTGTTCAACAACCAGACCGAGAAGAAGCTGGAGAACTTCGCGCGGCGATTACTCGGGGCGAACAACGCCCTCTGGACGGATGGCCCGGACGATGGCCAGTGGGTGACGGACCTGCTGATGCCCTACGGGAAGATGATCGCCGGCGGGACGAAGGACGTCCAGCGAAACATCATCGCCGAGCGCGTGCTCGGGCTGCCGAAGGACGACTGA
- a CDS encoding enoyl-CoA hydratase/isomerase family protein has translation MSEHTYTSIRVERESDTLGHIVLDRPEEMNTFSPAMAEELTDALSELEDDDSTRAVVITGEGRAFSAGADVGDGMDDDSDDPTRSGVESSRHGQSVFGQFRESPLPVIAAVDGFALGAGMELTMCADLRVASESAEFGLPEHNLGLLPGWGGSARLQQLVGESTAKYIIFTADRFSAEQMQEWQYVHEVYPDDEFDERAIDFAQSIAEGPPIAQRYTKRAIHAAAESIDAGLEVEASSLGHLLDTDDLAEGMAAFSEQREPEFEGK, from the coding sequence ATGAGCGAGCATACCTACACTTCGATCCGAGTCGAACGGGAATCCGACACGCTCGGCCACATCGTGCTGGATCGGCCCGAGGAGATGAACACCTTCTCGCCCGCGATGGCCGAAGAGCTCACCGACGCGCTCTCGGAGCTCGAAGACGACGACAGCACACGCGCTGTCGTCATCACGGGCGAGGGGCGGGCGTTCTCGGCCGGCGCGGACGTCGGCGACGGGATGGACGACGACAGTGACGATCCGACGCGATCCGGCGTCGAATCGTCGCGCCACGGTCAGTCGGTGTTCGGCCAGTTCCGCGAGTCACCGCTGCCCGTCATCGCCGCCGTGGACGGCTTCGCCCTCGGGGCCGGCATGGAGCTCACCATGTGTGCCGATCTCCGCGTCGCGTCCGAGAGCGCGGAGTTCGGCCTGCCCGAGCACAACCTCGGACTCCTCCCCGGTTGGGGTGGCTCCGCCCGCCTCCAGCAGCTCGTCGGCGAGAGCACGGCGAAATACATCATCTTCACCGCCGACCGCTTTTCCGCCGAGCAGATGCAAGAATGGCAGTACGTCCACGAAGTCTATCCCGACGACGAGTTCGACGAGCGGGCGATCGACTTCGCCCAGTCGATCGCCGAAGGGCCGCCGATCGCCCAGCGGTACACGAAACGCGCGATCCACGCCGCTGCCGAGAGCATCGACGCCGGCCTGGAGGTCGAGGCGAGCAGCCTTGGCCATCTCCTCGACACCGACGATCTCGCCGAGGGGATGGCCGCCTTCTCCGAGCAACGCGAACCGGAGTTCGAAGGGAAGTAA
- a CDS encoding class I adenylate-forming enzyme family protein — protein MKFHQRTPLRHLGDLPSMGAERYGEKTAMHHQEDELSYAELEATANRIANGLVDAGVEPGDRVAIAMENNLTYMPVAFGICKVGAVAVPLNVQLAHDRLVYVLEDAGVDVLFGSERLAELVVGLHETLDLEHAFVPGGEAGGVTDYDELIADRATEFETVDRDYETDACFQGYTSGTTGNPKGVPMTHRNILTTLQAFAETQAIDPEGDSILLITPMYHIIGLIGSTLLTLYSGRSVVLQNQLRPDVLLETIDRRGITDHTGVPALYISMLQEVEANPEQYDVSSIKTLGIGAAPLAADTRNRIEDAFGVALVEGWGMTETTAGTAASARGVQKGAGCIGQPMPGIEMKLVDPTTRETRVPPEHLDPTAPAGLTGYEPDFDDEASYTGEIAIRGPPVFEGYYNLPEKNEEVFDDEGWFYTKDIARVDEDRFLWMVDRSDDMLVVGGENVYPAEIEDELFFHPDVEEAAVVAADHEVKGEAPVAYVVSEEGATVTENEIRRFALENVAAYAHPRRVFFVDELPKSATQKVQRYKLEERVESEIGTLEPSEKL, from the coding sequence ATGAAGTTTCACCAACGGACACCGCTCCGACATCTCGGGGATCTCCCGTCGATGGGAGCCGAGCGATACGGGGAGAAGACGGCGATGCACCACCAGGAAGACGAACTGAGCTACGCGGAGCTCGAAGCCACCGCCAACAGGATCGCGAACGGGCTCGTCGACGCGGGCGTCGAACCGGGCGATCGGGTCGCCATTGCGATGGAGAACAACCTCACGTACATGCCGGTCGCGTTCGGTATCTGTAAGGTAGGGGCGGTGGCCGTACCGCTCAATGTCCAACTGGCACACGACCGGCTCGTCTACGTCCTGGAAGACGCGGGCGTCGACGTCCTGTTCGGCTCCGAACGGCTGGCAGAGCTGGTCGTCGGGCTCCACGAGACGCTCGATCTCGAACACGCGTTCGTTCCGGGCGGCGAAGCGGGGGGCGTCACGGATTACGACGAATTGATCGCGGACCGCGCCACGGAGTTCGAGACCGTCGATCGCGATTACGAGACCGACGCCTGTTTCCAGGGCTATACGAGCGGGACCACAGGCAACCCGAAGGGAGTCCCGATGACCCACCGCAACATCCTCACGACGTTGCAGGCGTTCGCCGAAACGCAGGCGATCGACCCGGAAGGGGACTCGATACTCCTGATCACGCCGATGTACCACATCATCGGACTGATCGGCAGTACGCTGTTGACGCTGTACAGCGGGCGGTCGGTCGTGCTCCAGAATCAGCTCAGGCCGGACGTGCTGCTCGAAACGATCGACCGACGCGGGATCACCGATCACACCGGCGTCCCGGCGCTGTACATCAGCATGCTCCAGGAGGTCGAAGCCAACCCCGAGCAGTACGATGTCTCCTCGATCAAGACACTAGGGATCGGTGCGGCACCGCTGGCTGCCGACACCCGCAACCGCATCGAGGATGCCTTCGGCGTCGCACTCGTCGAGGGCTGGGGGATGACCGAAACCACGGCGGGCACGGCCGCATCCGCGAGGGGCGTCCAGAAGGGCGCGGGCTGTATCGGCCAGCCGATGCCGGGTATCGAGATGAAGCTGGTCGACCCGACGACTCGCGAGACGCGCGTGCCGCCCGAACATCTCGATCCGACCGCGCCGGCCGGTCTCACTGGCTACGAACCCGACTTTGACGACGAGGCGAGCTACACGGGCGAGATCGCGATCCGCGGCCCACCAGTGTTCGAGGGCTACTACAACCTGCCCGAGAAGAACGAGGAGGTGTTCGACGACGAGGGCTGGTTCTACACCAAGGACATCGCGCGCGTCGACGAGGATCGATTCCTCTGGATGGTCGATCGGAGCGACGACATGCTGGTCGTCGGCGGCGAGAACGTCTATCCCGCCGAGATCGAGGACGAACTGTTCTTCCATCCCGACGTCGAGGAAGCAGCGGTCGTCGCCGCCGATCACGAGGTGAAGGGCGAGGCACCCGTCGCCTACGTCGTCAGCGAGGAGGGTGCAACCGTCACCGAGAACGAAATCCGCCGGTTCGCGCTGGAGAACGTCGCGGCGTACGCCCATCCACGGCGAGTGTTCTTCGTCGATGAACTCCCCAAAAGCGCGACTCAGAAGGTCCAACGGTACAAGCTCGAAGAGCGTGTCGAATCGGAGATCGGAACGCTCGAACCGAGCGAGAAGCTCTGA
- a CDS encoding acyl-CoA dehydrogenase family protein translates to MNFDYTDEQEAFRREIREWYEENLPDGWIDGERDLPDDEDEREQFLREWQRKLHEGGWAAIHWPEEYGGRDASLMQQLIYQQEKARVNPPPERSEIGVDLVGPAIEGFGTEEQKERYLPKILSGEELWCIGYSEPDVGSDLASLQCKAVDEGDHFRINGQKIWTTHAHKADWCYMFTRTDNSGPKHHGITALIVDMDQEGVTTDRIRQITDEREFNQVYFDDATTPKENVLNEVDEGWEVAMRQLSFERISLSQSLDLERRFDELVEFCKNETRGGTPLVEDPHVREKLAEFDTRIQAAKLTYFRNVSKQMNGDLGAEASFGKLYDSEIAADLHRFRVKLGGPKAALWGDDSPNGAAKDSLANISIRIGGGTSDIQRNIIGERVLGLPKGDQE, encoded by the coding sequence ATGAACTTCGACTACACTGACGAGCAGGAGGCGTTCCGTCGCGAGATCCGGGAGTGGTACGAGGAGAACCTCCCCGACGGCTGGATCGATGGCGAGCGCGACCTGCCGGACGACGAGGACGAGCGCGAACAGTTCCTCCGGGAGTGGCAGCGGAAACTCCACGAGGGTGGCTGGGCGGCGATCCACTGGCCCGAGGAGTACGGCGGTCGCGACGCGAGCCTGATGCAGCAGTTGATCTACCAACAGGAGAAGGCCCGCGTGAACCCGCCGCCCGAGCGCAGCGAGATCGGGGTCGACCTCGTCGGCCCGGCGATCGAAGGGTTCGGCACCGAGGAACAGAAGGAGCGCTATCTGCCGAAGATCCTGAGCGGCGAGGAACTCTGGTGTATCGGCTACTCCGAACCGGACGTCGGCTCCGACCTCGCGAGCCTCCAGTGCAAAGCCGTCGACGAGGGCGACCACTTCCGCATCAACGGGCAGAAGATTTGGACGACGCACGCCCACAAAGCCGACTGGTGTTACATGTTCACTCGCACCGATAATTCGGGACCGAAACACCACGGCATCACGGCCCTCATCGTCGACATGGACCAGGAGGGTGTGACGACCGACCGTATCCGCCAGATCACCGACGAGCGCGAGTTCAATCAGGTCTATTTCGACGACGCGACGACGCCGAAGGAGAACGTCCTCAACGAAGTCGATGAGGGCTGGGAGGTCGCCATGCGACAGCTCTCCTTCGAGCGGATCTCGCTCTCGCAGTCGCTCGATCTCGAACGGCGCTTCGACGAACTCGTCGAGTTCTGTAAGAACGAGACGCGCGGCGGCACGCCGCTGGTGGAGGATCCACACGTCCGCGAGAAACTCGCCGAGTTCGACACCCGGATTCAGGCGGCGAAGCTGACCTACTTCCGCAACGTGAGCAAGCAGATGAACGGCGATCTCGGTGCCGAAGCTTCCTTCGGCAAACTGTACGACAGCGAGATCGCTGCCGACCTCCATCGGTTTAGAGTGAAACTCGGTGGGCCGAAGGCAGCGCTCTGGGGCGACGACTCGCCGAACGGGGCGGCGAAGGACTCGCTCGCGAACATCTCGATCCGGATCGGCGGCGGGACATCGGACATCCAGCGCAACATCATCGGCGAACGCGTGCTCGGACTGCCGAAGGGAGACCAGGAGTAA